In Pseudodesulfovibrio hydrargyri, a single window of DNA contains:
- a CDS encoding HAMP domain-containing sensor histidine kinase — MMKVSRLYLNILVAFILVQAVAIAAIGGLLKMGHMRPPFARHALNRSEALQQIIGMEIDGADRLTPELRARLDRLLDVYANAFSGEAWITNERGETVARSFQAPPLTGEEELDLKLTTDKGDHIYFVRKGDQGSIYAYGPLITPMGTLTVHLLNAWITHNEEVWFMEGLGLMATVAALLLIPVSRRITRPMIQMTESAQQLARGDFSPRVEAKRKDEMGTLARTFNHMASSLEKMVRGGRELTANLSHELRSPLARIRVSQQIVRERLESGRTDGVTKHVRRMEEEIDHMDSLIDQIIKLSKFDLQEPPPRDDVVDMDEMLEAAAERVRPLIGDRAVRLKPHLAPVPPYRCRRQDMRIVLDNVLSNAVKYSPDNGPVDIHCDSDGEALTIRVTNDYPALSDQELEAVFSPFRRLGYDKVEGNGLGLAFARRIVEDHGGTIRADSPGEGFAITIRLPLD, encoded by the coding sequence ATGATGAAGGTCAGCCGGTTGTACCTCAATATCCTCGTGGCCTTCATCCTGGTCCAGGCCGTGGCCATCGCGGCCATCGGCGGGCTGCTCAAGATGGGCCACATGCGCCCGCCGTTCGCCCGGCACGCCCTGAACCGCAGCGAGGCGCTGCAGCAGATCATCGGCATGGAGATCGACGGGGCGGACAGGCTCACCCCGGAACTGCGCGCCCGCCTCGACCGTCTCCTCGACGTGTACGCCAACGCCTTCAGCGGCGAGGCGTGGATCACCAACGAACGCGGCGAGACCGTGGCCCGGTCCTTCCAGGCCCCGCCCCTGACCGGCGAGGAGGAGCTGGACCTCAAGCTGACCACGGACAAGGGCGACCACATCTATTTCGTGCGCAAGGGCGACCAGGGTTCCATCTACGCCTACGGGCCGCTCATAACGCCCATGGGCACCCTGACCGTGCACCTGCTCAACGCGTGGATCACCCATAACGAAGAAGTCTGGTTCATGGAGGGGCTGGGCCTCATGGCCACGGTGGCCGCCCTGCTGCTCATACCGGTGTCCCGGCGCATCACCCGGCCCATGATCCAGATGACCGAGTCCGCCCAACAGCTCGCCCGGGGCGACTTCTCCCCCAGGGTGGAGGCCAAACGCAAGGACGAGATGGGCACCCTGGCCCGGACCTTCAACCACATGGCCAGCAGCCTGGAAAAGATGGTCCGGGGCGGGCGCGAACTGACCGCCAACCTGTCCCACGAACTGCGCTCCCCCCTGGCGCGCATCCGCGTGTCCCAGCAGATCGTCCGTGAACGGCTGGAGTCGGGCCGCACGGACGGCGTGACCAAGCACGTCCGGCGCATGGAAGAGGAAATCGACCACATGGATTCCCTCATCGACCAGATCATCAAGCTGTCCAAGTTCGATCTCCAGGAGCCGCCGCCGCGCGACGACGTGGTCGACATGGACGAGATGCTCGAAGCGGCGGCCGAGAGGGTCAGGCCGCTCATCGGCGATCGGGCCGTCCGGCTCAAGCCGCATCTTGCGCCGGTGCCGCCCTACCGCTGCCGTCGGCAGGACATGCGCATCGTCCTGGACAACGTCCTGTCCAACGCGGTCAAGTACAGTCCGGACAACGGCCCGGTGGACATCCACTGCGATTCCGACGGAGAGGCCCTGACCATCCGGGTGACCAACGACTACCCCGCCCTGAGCGACCAGGAGCTGGAGGCGGTGTTCTCGCCGTTTCGGCGTCTGGGCTACGACAAGGTGGAAGGCAACGGACTCGGCCTGGCCTTTGCCCGGAGGATCGTCGAAGACCACGGCGGGACCATCCGCGCGGACAGCCCCGGCGAGGGCTTCGCCATAACCATCCGGTTGCCGCTGGACTGA